The Dokdonella koreensis DS-123 genome has a segment encoding these proteins:
- a CDS encoding LysR family transcriptional regulator ArgP, giving the protein MNLLHPQLAAFAAVLEEGSFEAAAQRLSVTASAISQRIKSLEDRLGQVLVVRQTPCRPTAAGERLLLRVRPMKILEAEALAEFVPAEDMALRSIAIAVNDDSLQTWFLGGLAELHRRHGYVFDVRVDDQDHTLELLRNGTVLGAVTSQARAIQGCNVQSLGAMRYHAIASPEFVNRHFSGKLDAETLAAAPLVVFNRKDDLQWQFIRRITRARLSPPVHYLPTSTGFVEAAALGLGWCMAPDSLIGPAVKAGRVVMLEPARRLDVPLYWQYVAVRSDTLKHVSDIVRKAAAASLHL; this is encoded by the coding sequence GTGAACCTCCTCCACCCACAGTTGGCCGCATTCGCGGCGGTACTTGAGGAAGGCAGCTTCGAGGCCGCAGCCCAGCGCTTGTCGGTAACGGCATCCGCCATCTCCCAGCGGATCAAGTCCCTTGAAGACCGCCTCGGCCAAGTGCTGGTCGTGCGGCAGACCCCGTGCCGACCGACGGCGGCCGGGGAACGGCTACTGCTGCGGGTCAGGCCCATGAAGATATTGGAGGCGGAGGCACTGGCCGAATTCGTGCCGGCTGAAGACATGGCTCTGCGTTCGATTGCAATTGCCGTGAACGACGACTCGCTGCAGACTTGGTTCCTTGGCGGGCTGGCGGAGCTTCACCGGCGCCACGGCTACGTGTTCGACGTCCGGGTGGACGATCAGGACCACACGCTTGAATTGCTCCGCAATGGAACAGTGCTGGGAGCCGTCACCAGCCAAGCCCGCGCCATTCAGGGCTGCAACGTGCAGTCACTCGGCGCCATGCGTTACCACGCGATCGCATCGCCCGAGTTCGTGAACCGGCATTTCTCCGGCAAGCTGGACGCGGAGACGTTGGCGGCGGCTCCACTTGTCGTGTTCAACCGCAAGGACGACCTGCAGTGGCAGTTCATACGGCGGATAACCCGGGCCCGCTTGTCACCTCCGGTGCATTACCTGCCGACGTCCACGGGCTTCGTCGAAGCTGCCGCGCTGGGATTGGGATGGTGCATGGCACCCGACTCGCTGATCGGACCCGCGGTCAAAGCAGGACGTGTCGTCATGCTGGAGCCGGCGCGCAGGCTGGATGTACCGCTGTATTGGCAGTACGTGGCGGTGCGCTCCGATACCCTGAAGCACGTAAGCGACATCGTACGGAAGGCAGCAGCAGCCTCATTGCACCTTTGA
- a CDS encoding LysE/ArgO family amino acid transporter has protein sequence MHFAAALAGFLASAGLIIAIGSQNAFVLRQGLLQRHVGLVVAVCALGDIALIVCGVAGVGALAREWPTLLQALRFGGAAFLAMYGLMAARRAWRGCESLAPGAETEKSGHRVLLACLAFTFLNPHVYLDTMILLGSVSVRYPGSTRWAFATGACLASVAWFMTLGYGSRFLLPVFRSIRAWRVLDGFVAIFMLSLSLLLLLRPLQ, from the coding sequence ATGCATTTCGCCGCCGCTCTCGCCGGCTTCCTTGCCAGTGCCGGCCTGATCATCGCCATCGGCTCCCAGAACGCCTTCGTTCTAAGGCAAGGCTTGCTGCAACGGCACGTCGGGCTCGTAGTCGCTGTCTGCGCGCTTGGTGATATCGCGCTGATTGTCTGCGGCGTGGCCGGGGTCGGAGCGCTGGCGCGTGAGTGGCCCACGCTGCTTCAGGCGCTGCGCTTTGGTGGCGCGGCGTTCCTGGCAATGTATGGATTAATGGCTGCTCGCCGTGCCTGGCGGGGCTGTGAGAGCCTGGCGCCGGGAGCGGAGACCGAGAAGAGCGGGCACCGGGTGTTGCTGGCTTGCCTGGCCTTCACCTTCCTCAATCCGCACGTGTACCTGGACACCATGATCCTGCTGGGAAGCGTGTCGGTCCGGTATCCAGGCTCGACTCGATGGGCGTTTGCGACCGGCGCCTGTCTTGCCAGCGTGGCCTGGTTCATGACCCTTGGCTACGGTTCTCGTTTTCTATTGCCGGTCTTTCGCAGCATTCGGGCATGGCGCGTGCTGGATGGCTTCGTGGCAATCTTCATGCTCTCCTTGTCCCTGCTGCTTTTGCTGCGTCCGTTGCAATAG